A DNA window from Bradyrhizobium sp. CCBAU 53421 contains the following coding sequences:
- the gyrA gene encoding DNA gyrase subunit A translates to MSDNDDHKPGEPPGPSDIRPVSILDEMKKSYLDYAMSVIVSRALPDARDGLKPVHRRILYSMHEQGHTPDKKYVKSARVVGDVIGKYHPHGDQSIYDAMVRMAQDFSLRVPLIDGQGNFGSVDGDPPAAYRYTEARLTKAALAVLADIDMETVDFQPNYDNSEKEPSVLPARFPNLLVNGAGGIAVGMATNIPPHNLGEVVDACVALIDNPALTIDELIDIIPGPDFPTGGVILGRQGIRSAYHLGRGSIVMRGKVTIDTIRKDREAIVITEIPYQVNKATMVERIADLVKEKKIEGIGDLRDESDRDGYRVVIELKREAVPDVVLNQLYRFTPLQTNFPANMLALDSGRPQTMNLKDLLTIFVAFREQVVTRRTKFLLGKARDRAHILVGLAIAVANIDEIIRVIRTSPDPNTAREALMSRDWPARDVEAMITLIDDPRHRINEDGTLRLSMEQARAILDLRLQRLTALGRDEISEELDKLAAEIADYLDILRSRARVQGIVKTELAEVKQQFATPRKTVIVEQEGEVEDEDLIQREDMVVTVSHAGYVKRVPLSTYRAQRRGGKGRAGMQTRDEDFVSRLFVASTHTPVLFFSSRGQVYKEKVWRLPMAAPNARGKALINILPLEQGERITTIMPLPEDESSWSNLDVMFATTSGTVRRNKLSDFVDVRRSGIIAMKLGEGEAIVDVQICTERDDVLLTAAGGQCIRFPVTDVRVFTGRTSMGVRGIALAEADKLISLAILRHVETTSDERSAYLKMRRAVAGEAASEEPADTEAEETTNAIQLSQERYAELSAAEQVVLTVSVNGYGKRTSSYEYRTTGRGGKGIVAMSVNNRNGNLVASFPVEDADQIMLVTDKGQLIRCPVADIRVAGRSTQGVIVFDTAEDEHVVSVEHIPEEENGENGNGG, encoded by the coding sequence TTGTCCGATAACGACGACCACAAGCCCGGCGAGCCGCCGGGGCCCTCAGATATTCGTCCCGTTTCCATTCTCGACGAGATGAAGAAGTCCTACCTCGATTACGCGATGAGCGTGATCGTGTCGCGTGCGCTGCCCGATGCGCGCGACGGGCTCAAGCCGGTGCACCGGCGCATCCTCTATTCGATGCATGAGCAGGGACACACGCCGGACAAGAAGTATGTGAAATCCGCCCGCGTCGTCGGCGACGTGATCGGTAAATATCACCCGCACGGCGACCAGTCGATTTACGACGCGATGGTCCGCATGGCGCAGGATTTCTCGCTGCGCGTGCCGCTGATCGATGGCCAGGGCAATTTCGGTTCGGTCGACGGCGATCCGCCGGCGGCTTATCGATACACCGAGGCGCGGCTGACCAAGGCGGCGCTCGCCGTGCTGGCCGACATCGACATGGAGACCGTCGATTTCCAGCCGAACTACGACAACTCCGAGAAGGAGCCGTCGGTTCTGCCGGCCCGGTTCCCGAACCTCTTGGTCAACGGCGCCGGCGGTATCGCCGTCGGCATGGCGACCAACATCCCGCCGCACAATCTCGGCGAGGTGGTCGACGCCTGCGTGGCGCTGATCGACAATCCGGCGCTCACGATCGACGAGCTGATCGACATCATTCCCGGACCTGACTTCCCGACCGGCGGCGTCATCCTGGGCCGCCAGGGCATTCGCAGCGCCTACCATCTCGGCCGCGGCTCGATCGTGATGCGCGGCAAGGTGACGATCGACACGATCAGGAAGGATCGCGAAGCCATCGTCATCACCGAGATTCCCTATCAGGTGAACAAGGCGACGATGGTCGAGCGCATTGCCGATCTCGTCAAAGAGAAGAAGATCGAAGGCATCGGCGACCTGCGCGACGAGTCCGATCGTGACGGCTATCGCGTCGTCATCGAGCTGAAGCGCGAAGCGGTGCCCGACGTGGTGCTGAACCAGCTCTACCGGTTCACGCCGCTGCAGACCAACTTCCCGGCCAACATGCTGGCGCTGGATTCCGGCCGTCCGCAGACCATGAATCTGAAGGACCTGCTCACCATCTTCGTCGCGTTCCGCGAGCAGGTGGTGACGCGGCGGACCAAGTTCCTGCTCGGCAAGGCGCGCGATCGCGCGCACATCCTGGTCGGCCTTGCGATCGCGGTCGCCAACATCGATGAGATCATCCGGGTGATCCGGACCTCGCCCGATCCGAACACCGCGCGCGAGGCCCTGATGTCGCGCGACTGGCCGGCGCGCGACGTCGAGGCGATGATCACGCTGATCGACGATCCCCGGCATCGCATCAACGAGGACGGCACGCTGCGGCTGTCGATGGAGCAGGCCAGGGCGATCCTCGATCTCCGGCTGCAGCGCCTGACCGCGCTGGGGCGGGACGAGATTTCCGAAGAGCTCGACAAGCTCGCGGCCGAGATCGCCGACTATCTCGACATCCTGCGCTCGCGGGCGCGCGTGCAGGGCATCGTCAAGACCGAGCTCGCCGAGGTGAAGCAGCAGTTCGCGACGCCGCGCAAGACCGTGATCGTCGAGCAGGAAGGCGAGGTCGAGGACGAGGACCTGATCCAGCGCGAGGACATGGTCGTCACCGTGTCGCACGCCGGCTACGTCAAGCGCGTGCCGCTCTCGACCTACCGGGCGCAGCGCCGCGGCGGCAAGGGCCGCGCCGGCATGCAGACCCGCGACGAGGATTTCGTCTCGCGCCTGTTCGTGGCCTCGACCCACACGCCGGTGCTGTTCTTCTCGTCACGCGGCCAGGTCTACAAGGAGAAGGTCTGGCGGTTGCCGATGGCTGCGCCAAACGCGCGCGGCAAGGCGCTGATCAACATCCTGCCGCTGGAGCAGGGCGAGCGCATCACCACGATCATGCCGCTGCCGGAGGATGAATCCTCCTGGAGCAATCTCGACGTGATGTTCGCTACCACCAGCGGCACCGTCCGGCGCAACAAGCTGTCCGATTTCGTCGACGTCCGCCGCTCCGGCATCATCGCCATGAAGCTCGGCGAGGGCGAGGCGATCGTCGACGTGCAGATCTGCACCGAGCGCGACGACGTGCTGCTGACCGCCGCCGGCGGGCAGTGCATCCGCTTCCCGGTCACCGATGTGCGCGTCTTCACCGGCCGTACCTCGATGGGCGTGCGCGGCATTGCGCTGGCCGAGGCCGACAAGCTGATCTCGCTGGCGATCCTGCGCCATGTCGAGACCACCTCGGACGAGCGCTCGGCTTACCTGAAAATGCGCCGTGCGGTGGCCGGCGAGGCCGCAAGCGAAGAGCCGGCGGATACCGAGGCCGAGGAGACCACGAACGCGATCCAGCTGTCGCAGGAGCGCTATGCCGAGCTGTCGGCCGCCGAGCAGGTGGTGCTCACCGTCTCCGTCAACGGCTACGGCAAGCGGACCTCGTCCTACGAGTACCGTACCACCGGCCGCGGCGGTAAGGGCATCGTCGCCATGAGCGTCAACAACCGCAACGGCAACCTCGTGGCGTCGTTCCCGGTCGAGGACGCCGACCAGATCATGCTGGTCACCGACAAGGGCCAGCTGATCCGCTGCCCGGTGGCCGACATCCGCGTCGCCGGCCGCTCGACCCAGGGCGTGATCGTGTTCGACACCGCCGAGGATGAGCACGTGGTCTCGGTCGAGCACATTCCGGAAGAGGAAAACGGCGAGAACGGCAACGGCGGCTAG
- a CDS encoding DUF2306 domain-containing protein yields the protein MSLAPLLDAAPAIPLHAFAAMAAFVLGSIQLAAPKGTLPHRTLGWIWVILMLVVAGSSFWIHQIRLLGPWSPIHLLSIFSLAMLVLGVTAARSHNVRRHKFTMIGIFFGALVIAGLFTFVPGRIMHAVVFGH from the coding sequence ATGAGCCTCGCGCCATTGCTCGACGCTGCGCCTGCGATCCCGCTCCACGCCTTTGCCGCGATGGCCGCCTTCGTGCTCGGCTCCATCCAGCTCGCCGCACCGAAGGGCACGCTGCCGCACCGGACGCTGGGCTGGATCTGGGTGATCCTGATGCTGGTCGTCGCCGGGAGCTCGTTCTGGATCCACCAGATCCGGCTGCTGGGCCCGTGGAGCCCTATCCATCTGCTGTCGATCTTCTCGCTGGCCATGCTGGTGCTCGGCGTGACGGCGGCGCGGAGCCACAACGTTCGCCGCCACAAGTTCACGATGATCGGCATCTTCTTCGGCGCGCTGGTCATCGCCGGCCTGTTCACCTTCGTGCCCGGGAGGATCATGCACGCCGTGGTGTTCGGGCACTGA
- a CDS encoding single-stranded DNA-binding protein, with protein MAGSVNKVILVGNLGKDPEIRRTQDGRPIANLSIATSETWRDKGTGERKEKTEWHRVVIFNEGLCKVAEQYLKKGAKVYIEGQLQTRKWTDQSGVEKYSTEVVLQGFNSNLTMLDGRGGGGGSFSDDGGSDFGSSGPVSSAPRRAVAAGGGSRNSDMDDDIPF; from the coding sequence ATGGCAGGAAGCGTGAACAAGGTGATCCTGGTTGGAAACCTCGGCAAGGATCCGGAAATCCGGCGGACGCAGGACGGCCGTCCGATCGCCAATCTTTCCATCGCCACCTCGGAAACCTGGCGCGACAAGGGCACCGGCGAGCGCAAGGAAAAGACCGAGTGGCACCGCGTCGTGATCTTCAACGAAGGCCTCTGCAAGGTCGCCGAGCAGTACCTGAAGAAGGGCGCCAAGGTGTACATCGAGGGTCAGTTGCAGACCCGCAAATGGACCGACCAGAGCGGCGTCGAGAAGTACTCGACCGAGGTCGTGCTGCAGGGCTTCAACTCCAACCTCACCATGCTTGACGGGCGGGGCGGCGGAGGCGGCAGCTTCTCCGATGACGGCGGCAGCGATTTCGGCTCGTCCGGTCCGGTCAGCTCGGCGCCGCGCCGTGCGGTCGCCGCCGGCGGCGGCAGCCGCAACAGCGACATGGACGACGACATCCCGTTCTGA
- a CDS encoding outer membrane protein: MKKFLLGTVALIAFAAPAAAADLAARPYTKAPPPMIAAVYDWSGFYIGVNGGWGSSHNCWDQVPGGIFIGSDGCHDATGGVAGGQIGYRWQAGAWVFGLEAQGDWADLKGSNNSALFPGLFTNQSKIDAFGLFTGQIGYAVNNVLLYAKGGAALTDNRFNTYFTPTGVLAGSASDTRWGGTIGAGIEVGFAPNWTAGVEYDHLFMQDKTYNLTTPAGALFSSIRDRQDVDLVTVRVNYKWGGPVVARY; this comes from the coding sequence ATGAAGAAGTTTTTGCTCGGTACGGTTGCCCTGATTGCATTCGCTGCGCCGGCCGCGGCCGCCGATCTTGCGGCACGCCCCTACACCAAGGCGCCGCCGCCGATGATCGCCGCCGTCTATGACTGGAGCGGCTTCTACATCGGCGTCAACGGCGGCTGGGGCTCGAGCCACAATTGCTGGGACCAGGTCCCGGGCGGCATCTTCATCGGATCGGATGGTTGCCATGATGCGACCGGCGGCGTCGCCGGCGGCCAGATCGGCTATCGCTGGCAGGCGGGCGCCTGGGTGTTCGGCCTCGAAGCGCAGGGCGACTGGGCCGACCTGAAGGGCAGCAACAACAGCGCGCTGTTCCCGGGCCTGTTCACCAACCAGAGCAAGATCGACGCGTTCGGCCTGTTCACTGGCCAGATCGGCTACGCCGTCAACAACGTGCTGCTGTACGCCAAGGGCGGTGCGGCGCTGACCGACAACCGCTTCAACACCTACTTCACGCCGACCGGCGTCCTCGCCGGCAGCGCCAGCGACACCCGCTGGGGCGGCACCATCGGTGCCGGCATCGAAGTCGGCTTCGCGCCGAACTGGACCGCCGGTGTCGAATACGACCACCTGTTCATGCAGGACAAGACCTACAACCTCACCACGCCGGCCGGCGCGCTGTTCAGCAGCATCCGCGATCGCCAGGACGTCGACCTCGTCACCGTCCGCGTGAACTACAAGTGGGGCGGCCCGGTGGTTGCGCGCTACTGA
- a CDS encoding outer membrane protein — translation MPAQPARRTIATNQAWFAVNWSAKLEYNYIDLGKVAPIQYTPTLNDRSEWKDTFHTVKLGINYHFNSPGPVVSAKY, via the coding sequence TTGCCTGCGCAGCCGGCGCGCCGAACCATAGCCACGAATCAAGCGTGGTTCGCCGTCAACTGGTCGGCCAAGCTCGAGTACAACTACATCGATCTCGGCAAGGTCGCGCCGATCCAGTACACGCCCACACTCAACGATCGCTCGGAGTGGAAGGACACCTTCCACACCGTCAAGCTCGGCATCAACTACCACTTCAATTCGCCGGGCCCGGTCGTATCGGCGAAATACTGA